A window of Mesomycoplasma lagogenitalium contains these coding sequences:
- the era gene encoding GTPase Era → MKVCFVSIIGRPNVGKSSLLNEILNYNLSIVTDTPQTTRDQINGIYNEDNYQIVFIDTPGIHKSKQKLGEFLNHNSYESLKNADLILFLQPANEKIAKGDLMIIDKIKSFKNKIAIITKVDLEPNMEKLTEKSQELKKLGFDLILGTSTSNKLRNTVDELIDEIKKYTYESEPFYLTDDITDKSMRFLAKEIIRKNAINLLKDELPHNIAVMIDDFIEYENHMEISCTIYVSKDSQKGILIGKNGTMIKKIGMNSRKELEQAFYSKIILNTHIKVSKNWNNDEKQIKKMGY, encoded by the coding sequence ATGAAAGTTTGCTTTGTTTCGATTATAGGAAGACCAAATGTTGGTAAATCTTCACTTTTAAATGAAATTTTAAACTATAATTTATCAATTGTAACAGACACACCTCAAACTACAAGAGATCAAATTAATGGCATTTATAATGAAGATAATTATCAAATTGTTTTCATTGATACTCCAGGAATTCACAAAAGCAAGCAAAAGCTTGGCGAGTTTTTAAATCATAACTCATATGAATCTCTTAAAAATGCGGACTTAATTTTATTTTTACAACCGGCTAATGAAAAAATTGCTAAAGGCGATTTAATGATTATCGATAAAATTAAATCATTTAAAAATAAAATTGCCATTATTACTAAAGTGGATTTAGAACCTAATATGGAAAAATTAACTGAAAAATCACAAGAATTAAAAAAACTGGGATTTGATTTAATTCTAGGAACATCTACTTCTAATAAACTAAGAAATACTGTTGATGAATTGATAGATGAAATTAAAAAATATACATACGAATCAGAACCTTTTTACTTAACAGATGATATAACTGATAAAAGTATGCGGTTTTTAGCTAAAGAAATTATAAGAAAAAATGCTATTAATTTATTAAAAGACGAATTGCCACACAATATTGCTGTTATGATTGATGATTTTATCGAATATGAAAATCATATGGAAATATCTTGTACAATTTATGTTTCAAAAGATTCGCAAAAGGGAATTTTAATAGGAAAAAATGGAACAATGATTAAAAAAATTGGAATGAATTCTCGAAAAGAACTTGAGCAAGCATTTTATAGTAAAATAATTTTAAACACTCATATTAAAGTAAGTAAAAATTGAAATAATGACGAAAAACAAATAAAAAAAATGGGGTATTAA
- the rpmF gene encoding 50S ribosomal protein L32, producing MAIVPKRKTSKQRKRKRRTHDALPVQNLVKCSNCSNGIQQHRVCKFCGFYKGQKVQGFTALND from the coding sequence ATGGCTATAGTACCAAAGAGAAAAACTTCTAAACAACGTAAACGCAAAAGAAGAACTCACGATGCATTACCAGTACAAAATTTAGTAAAATGTTCAAATTGTTCTAACGGAATTCAACAACATAGAGTATGTAAATTCTGTGGTTTCTATAAAGGACAAAAAGTTCAAGGGTTTACAGCATTAAACGATTAA
- a CDS encoding MSC_0623 family F1-like ATPase-associated protein, producing the protein MKKFKWFLSKKKKEENSLMFPFFDLYKRYEDVRNSNLFIKYDKFMATVLLKSSLGFKSQEILEYAKEFEQALKKKEEIIFQNFVISYNVDPKYGHKFLVPITTDKISSNNQSVNFNKKTVFYEKLNFQIQELLNKNCYIELFPGLIIYNFQDFKLPKLLFSKSNISQIN; encoded by the coding sequence ATGAAAAAATTTAAATGGTTTTTATCTAAAAAGAAAAAAGAAGAAAATTCTTTAATGTTTCCTTTTTTTGATTTGTACAAAAGATATGAAGATGTAAGAAATAGCAATCTTTTTATTAAATATGATAAATTTATGGCAACCGTTTTATTAAAAAGTAGTTTAGGATTTAAATCACAAGAAATTCTTGAATATGCAAAAGAATTTGAGCAAGCATTAAAGAAAAAAGAAGAAATTATTTTTCAAAATTTTGTTATTTCATATAATGTTGATCCAAAATATGGACATAAATTTTTAGTTCCTATAACCACTGATAAAATCAGTTCTAACAATCAATCAGTTAATTTTAATAAAAAGACAGTTTTTTATGAAAAGTTAAATTTTCAAATTCAAGAACTTTTAAATAAAAATTGTTACATTGAACTTTTTCCTGGATTAATTATTTATAATTTTCAAGATTTTAAACTGCCTAAATTACTTTTTAGCAAAAGCAACATTAGTCAAATCAATTAA
- a CDS encoding MSC_0622 family F1-like ATPase gamma subunit, giving the protein MHLKKIIQKKNNLQKIHLKVNSEKNILLISIMKLNQQLNFFVNNALSVKEIIKQLDEKYHIQNEFIEQNFSKLNINLLQKLHKLIKINSNKELWIYLKEEQKYATDSYSRYEKLMLENSKKNKIDFIALGEKANDFFTSNNLNIVKKLNLNDVNLVKTLSAIIKFLYKEERYSKIKFVINSNKSFNEPFTILPMNNFDSQKFSLKNLDVNKYYNFNIYPNISQYLETSTNIYIENIVQSLIIESGFYNAKNSLVKTNKILKDLDEQILSVSKKITRIKREKEIEEIVMLTRNNKSFSLTNEAKK; this is encoded by the coding sequence ATGCACTTAAAAAAAATAATCCAGAAAAAAAATAATTTACAAAAAATTCATTTAAAAGTTAATAGCGAAAAAAACATTTTATTAATTTCAATTATGAAATTAAATCAACAATTAAACTTTTTTGTTAATAATGCCCTTTCAGTAAAGGAAATTATTAAACAACTTGATGAAAAATATCACATTCAAAATGAATTTATTGAACAAAATTTTAGTAAATTAAACATTAATTTATTGCAAAAACTTCATAAATTAATTAAAATAAATTCAAATAAAGAATTATGAATTTATTTAAAAGAAGAACAAAAATACGCAACCGATTCATATAGTAGATATGAAAAATTAATGCTTGAAAATAGTAAAAAAAATAAAATAGATTTTATTGCCTTAGGTGAAAAAGCAAATGATTTTTTTACATCAAATAATTTAAATATAGTTAAAAAACTCAATTTAAATGATGTTAATTTAGTTAAAACATTATCAGCGATTATCAAATTTTTATATAAAGAAGAAAGATATTCTAAAATTAAGTTTGTAATTAATTCCAATAAAAGTTTTAATGAGCCATTTACAATCTTGCCGATGAATAATTTTGATAGTCAAAAATTTTCATTAAAAAATTTAGATGTTAATAAATATTATAATTTCAACATTTATCCTAATATTTCTCAATATCTTGAAACTAGTACTAATATTTATATTGAAAATATTGTTCAATCACTAATTATTGAATCTGGTTTTTATAATGCTAAAAACAGTTTAGTAAAAACTAATAAAATTTTAAAAGATTTAGATGAGCAAATTTTAAGTGTTTCAAAAAAAATAACAAGAATTAAAAGAGAAAAGGAAATTGAAGAAATCGTTATGCTCACTAGAAACAATAAATCTTTTTCATTAACAAATGAGGCGAAAAAGTAA
- the cdd gene encoding cytidine deaminase, with translation MHKKLQELLKNSYSPYSKFPVAAIVVDKNGKEWKGVNVENAAYPSGLCAERSALFGAISHGFKPMEIVEIHIISKKEEYISPCAGCRQVMTEFMPEDAKVIQYKYNSGEYRTNTISQMVPFPIKMVDIK, from the coding sequence ATGCACAAAAAATTACAAGAACTTTTAAAAAATTCTTATTCACCATATTCAAAATTCCCTGTAGCAGCTATTGTTGTAGATAAAAATGGCAAAGAATGAAAGGGAGTGAATGTAGAAAACGCAGCTTATCCTTCGGGTTTATGTGCGGAAAGAAGTGCTCTTTTTGGAGCGATTTCTCATGGATTTAAACCAATGGAAATAGTAGAAATTCATATAATTTCTAAAAAAGAAGAGTATATTTCTCCTTGTGCCGGATGTAGACAAGTTATGACAGAATTTATGCCTGAAGATGCTAAAGTTATTCAATATAAATATAATAGTGGTGAATATAGAACTAATACAATTTCACAAATGGTGCCATTTCCTATAAAAATGGTGGATATTAAATAA
- a CDS encoding MSC_0620 family F1-like ATPase-associated subunit: protein MKTKGKKIISSLSLLTPISVLPIFISADVETPNNNNNNDNNNSANKKKEKSPEFDTFAKIKDEKIKLIFDLAINDVLAKLEEEKLKLKNNNELEFKTKLEKNYYLEILSNYLKTNKEKIIANPNAYNFNVIFPNVFSLKENYKKGKVVFQNKEYNDVIFDENDQLTNYLPLLGDGGRQEVSSEEKNVFTKSEIETFISKYQDSLKEQLYSIIYNENDIPKINEKIFLDPETISKNDGTSISALVSNPPENFKSWDEYIQSRYKDRYTAFDLEQNKTIDEEEPSQNNNQKPEDKIDKLPEFDELDKLTNPGEPFDTKTFIEKLPPLQPEFLAKYVNRSLDEILVLFESSPDSELFFFFNNPINTRYKYSITSIEKTENNNFLGTVKIQDVNDPEIFRLYKTYLTTDTNYNFQKVYENYVSSIKNQFTKLYKAVQLDEKLDFDKLQNQNIKTKLSELIGVISKDLYYTQNFVSKQSNIINQGIKNIADKEINDNQISNLTDILDAQLLVSLKASRIKFMPLFSYLPEAYQESLNAYKEILKKEGNLNKLQEKFAKYNADLVIINKLVNTLDKDISLIIKLANAKTFNILSWYDEYINLLTKISGQFSVLRDLLTNEQPTEEKEMQETQEKNFLAQYQLAHDYLKSEKKSQNLFLVILSSILATASLIGISLSTNNYLKNKKNKNNSLLKTNLAIILLSAVVIVLAIALLALGIIGGI, encoded by the coding sequence ATGAAAACTAAAGGCAAAAAAATTATTAGTTCACTTTCTTTATTAACTCCTATTTCGGTATTGCCAATATTTATAAGTGCTGATGTAGAAACACCAAATAATAATAATAATAATGACAATAATAATTCAGCTAACAAAAAGAAAGAAAAAAGTCCAGAATTTGACACCTTTGCAAAAATAAAGGACGAAAAAATAAAGCTCATTTTTGATTTAGCAATTAATGATGTACTTGCAAAATTAGAAGAAGAGAAATTGAAGTTAAAAAATAATAATGAATTAGAATTTAAAACTAAATTGGAAAAAAATTATTATTTAGAAATTTTAAGTAACTATTTAAAAACAAATAAAGAAAAAATTATTGCAAATCCTAATGCATATAATTTTAATGTTATTTTTCCCAATGTTTTTTCGCTTAAAGAAAATTATAAAAAAGGGAAAGTCGTTTTTCAAAATAAAGAATATAACGATGTTATTTTTGATGAAAATGATCAATTAACAAATTATTTACCCCTTTTAGGTGATGGTGGAAGGCAAGAAGTATCTAGCGAAGAAAAAAATGTTTTTACTAAATCGGAAATTGAAACGTTTATTAGTAAATATCAAGATTCGTTAAAAGAACAACTTTATTCAATAATTTATAATGAAAATGATATTCCTAAAATTAATGAAAAAATCTTTTTAGATCCAGAAACAATTAGCAAAAATGACGGAACTAGTATTAGTGCCTTGGTTTCTAATCCGCCTGAAAATTTTAAATCATGAGATGAATATATTCAAAGTAGATACAAAGATAGATATACCGCATTTGATTTAGAACAAAATAAAACCATTGATGAAGAAGAACCAAGTCAAAATAACAATCAAAAACCAGAAGATAAAATTGATAAATTGCCTGAATTTGATGAATTAGATAAACTCACAAATCCAGGTGAACCATTTGATACAAAAACATTTATCGAAAAACTTCCGCCTTTACAACCGGAGTTTTTAGCAAAATATGTTAATAGATCTTTAGATGAAATTTTAGTTTTATTTGAATCTTCTCCTGATAGTGAACTATTTTTCTTTTTTAATAATCCAATTAATACTAGATATAAATATTCAATTACTAGCATTGAAAAAACCGAGAATAATAATTTTTTAGGAACAGTTAAAATTCAGGATGTAAATGATCCAGAAATTTTTCGTCTTTATAAAACATATTTGACAACTGATACTAATTATAATTTTCAAAAAGTTTATGAAAATTATGTTTCATCTATTAAAAACCAATTTACTAAATTATATAAAGCAGTTCAATTAGATGAAAAATTGGATTTTGATAAATTGCAAAATCAAAATATTAAAACAAAATTAAGTGAATTAATCGGAGTAATTTCAAAAGATTTATATTACACTCAAAATTTTGTTTCTAAACAATCAAACATTATTAATCAAGGCATAAAAAATATTGCTGATAAAGAAATTAATGATAATCAAATTTCTAATTTAACAGATATTTTAGATGCGCAATTATTAGTAAGTTTAAAAGCAAGTAGAATTAAGTTTATGCCTTTATTTTCTTATTTACCAGAAGCATATCAAGAAAGTTTAAATGCTTATAAAGAAATACTGAAAAAAGAGGGAAATTTAAATAAATTACAAGAAAAATTTGCAAAATATAATGCTGATTTAGTAATAATTAATAAACTTGTTAATACACTAGATAAAGACATTTCTTTAATTATTAAATTAGCAAATGCCAAAACTTTCAATATTTTAAGTTGATATGATGAATATATAAATTTATTAACAAAAATAAGCGGTCAATTTTCAGTTTTAAGAGATTTATTAACTAATGAACAACCAACTGAAGAAAAAGAAATGCAAGAAACACAAGAAAAAAACTTTTTAGCTCAATATCAACTTGCACATGATTATTTAAAAAGTGAGAAAAAAAGTCAAAATTTATTTTTAGTTATTTTAAGTTCGATTTTAGCAACCGCTTCATTAATCGGAATTTCTTTATCTACAAATAATTATTTAAAAAACAAAAAAAATAAAAATAATTCTCTATTAAAAACAAATTTAGCAATTATTTTATTATCAGCAGTAGTAATTGTTTTAGCAATTGCACTTTTAGCTTTAGGAATAATAGGAGGAATATAA
- a CDS encoding MSC_0618 family F1-like ATPase beta subunit — MNGKIIKFWTDVVEVEFISNLPKINTILTLHDGKTFLLVKRLVNDKIIRATVIYAYKEIKINELVFNTNKSFMVPVGVTSHNNIYSFEGKPLLENRNPSLKYVEMNSTINNERVLDSKIEIIETGIKAIDFFMPIIKGYKLGIFGGAGVGKTVLMKEMIFNINKNNEKTSNIFIGSGERSREGIELFNELENSNLMKKSSMYISKMNESPGARMSIVPIGITAAEYLRDIEKRDVLLFIDNIYRFVQAENEVSASLGKKPSVGGYQSTLESDVANVEERLFKNNNAGITSFQTVFLPMDDISDPSAVAVFNHLDGNLVLSRSQAAKNIFPAFDPLISSSNSVNEKIIGKKHFDAIIEVKRILKTYKDLEDVILILGFDELDEENKKIVKKALQLENFFSQNFFMTEHFTKEKGVFVSLQDTVESVIRIINGEYINQSPEIFSYVGSNLNIPTDKELGIK, encoded by the coding sequence ATGAACGGAAAAATAATAAAATTTTGAACTGATGTAGTTGAAGTTGAATTTATTAGTAATTTGCCAAAAATAAATACAATTTTAACTTTGCATGATGGAAAAACCTTTTTATTGGTAAAAAGATTAGTAAATGACAAAATAATTCGTGCAACTGTTATTTATGCCTATAAAGAAATTAAAATTAATGAATTAGTATTTAATACAAACAAAAGTTTTATGGTTCCTGTCGGAGTTACATCTCATAATAATATTTATAGTTTTGAAGGAAAACCATTATTAGAAAATAGAAATCCATCATTAAAATACGTAGAAATGAATTCTACTATTAATAATGAAAGAGTTTTAGATTCAAAAATTGAAATTATTGAAACAGGAATTAAGGCAATTGACTTTTTTATGCCAATTATTAAAGGATATAAATTAGGAATATTCGGTGGAGCTGGAGTTGGTAAAACTGTTTTAATGAAAGAAATGATTTTTAATATCAATAAAAACAACGAAAAAACATCAAATATTTTTATCGGTTCCGGAGAGCGGTCAAGAGAAGGAATAGAATTATTTAACGAATTAGAAAATTCTAATTTAATGAAAAAATCTTCTATGTATATTTCAAAAATGAACGAATCACCGGGGGCGAGAATGTCGATCGTCCCAATAGGAATAACTGCTGCTGAATATTTGAGAGATATTGAAAAAAGAGATGTATTACTTTTTATAGATAATATTTATCGTTTTGTTCAAGCGGAAAATGAAGTTAGTGCATCACTTGGTAAAAAACCATCTGTTGGTGGTTATCAATCAACATTAGAAAGTGATGTGGCCAATGTAGAAGAAAGATTATTTAAAAATAATAATGCTGGAATTACATCATTTCAAACTGTTTTTTTACCAATGGATGATATAAGCGACCCAAGTGCCGTGGCTGTTTTCAACCATTTAGATGGTAATTTAGTTTTATCAAGATCGCAAGCGGCAAAAAATATTTTTCCAGCTTTCGATCCTTTAATTAGTTCATCAAATTCAGTCAATGAAAAAATAATTGGAAAAAAACATTTTGATGCAATAATTGAGGTTAAAAGAATATTAAAAACTTATAAAGATCTAGAAGATGTTATTTTAATTTTAGGATTTGATGAACTTGATGAAGAAAACAAAAAAATCGTAAAAAAAGCTTTACAACTGGAAAACTTTTTTTCACAAAATTTCTTTATGACTGAACATTTCACAAAGGAAAAAGGGGTTTTTGTTTCATTACAAGATACAGTCGAATCGGTTATAAGAATTATTAATGGAGAGTACATTAATCAAAGTCCAGAAATTTTTAGTTATGTCGGATCAAATTTAAATATTCCAACAGATAAAGAATTAGGAATTAAATAA
- the ybeY gene encoding rRNA maturation RNase YbeY produces the protein MYENKKNILNFCNETHYKFRFLKEFKEILNLAQKEFNIKKNISVDLLLTDNENIKQISNTYRNKNKPTDILSFPTDWNQLNFLDILPIGEIIISYEKVKEQAKEYGHSIKREYCYLFAHGIAHLFGFDHLTKEEEDKMNYYVDNIMKKMEINR, from the coding sequence ATGTATGAAAATAAAAAAAACATTTTAAATTTTTGTAATGAAACCCATTACAAATTTCGATTTTTAAAAGAATTTAAGGAAATTTTAAATTTAGCACAAAAAGAATTTAATATTAAAAAAAATATTAGTGTTGATTTATTGTTAACAGATAATGAAAATATTAAACAAATATCAAATACATACAGAAATAAAAATAAACCTACTGACATTTTATCATTCCCAACTGATTGAAATCAATTAAATTTTTTGGATATTTTACCAATAGGAGAAATTATTATTTCGTATGAAAAAGTCAAAGAGCAAGCAAAAGAATATGGACATTCTATAAAAAGGGAATATTGTTATTTATTTGCTCACGGTATTGCTCATTTATTTGGTTTTGATCACTTAACAAAAGAAGAAGAAGATAAAATGAATTATTATGTAGATAATATAATGAAAAAAATGGAGATTAATAGATAA
- a CDS encoding MSC_0621 family F1-like ATPase epsilon subunit: MKNINKQLFHIEIRFINNFKFNFWKSHIEFYLKEEFKWVSLEQDSLVSFENILIKITDTTSKQISYIFLENCNMIILNNKVFINSLNLKNIYQESKKTKFDDENIKKINEKLTDIKWNSKLKTKLDDLIVKSQLITNKYKQELINEFKLIEKEWNEN; this comes from the coding sequence ATGAAAAATATTAATAAACAATTATTTCATATAGAAATTAGATTTATAAATAATTTTAAATTTAATTTTTGAAAAAGTCACATTGAATTTTATTTAAAAGAAGAATTTAAATGAGTTTCTCTAGAGCAAGATTCGCTAGTGAGTTTTGAAAATATTTTAATAAAAATTACAGATACCACTTCAAAACAAATAAGTTATATTTTTCTTGAAAACTGTAATATGATCATTTTAAATAATAAAGTATTTATCAATTCATTAAATTTAAAAAATATTTATCAAGAAAGTAAAAAAACAAAATTTGATGATGAAAATATAAAGAAAATTAATGAAAAATTAACAGATATTAAGTGAAATAGCAAATTAAAAACTAAATTAGATGATTTAATAGTTAAAAGTCAATTAATTACAAACAAATATAAACAAGAATTAATTAATGAATTTAAATTAATAGAAAAGGAGTGAAATGAAAACTAA
- a CDS encoding MSC_0619 family F1-like ATPase alpha subunit — protein sequence MNNNNPKISAIFDYVVEVTGKYDYRQRQNFYVENVLGSKMMVLSATEDKAFLLANSKIVENLKIGDEIKELHVENNVFTSKLHFGKIIDINGNIIFPNKERVSDQIIENSAKIFGTVHELMKVKTLNEQLYTGITSIDLLIPIGKGQRQLIIGDRQTGKTHLVVNTILNQAKNNIKCIYVAIGQKREDLSRLYQTLKEFNALNNTIIIDAPATSAYEQYLAPYIGMAHAENLSKKDDVLIIFDDLTKHANIFREMALLTDKPVGKEAMPGDIFFAHSSLLERAGSFKDRKTITALPILKTIDGDITSLISSNIISITDGQIITSSDLFDSGKLPAIDIDLSVSRTGSSVQSKTITKVAGEIGKIFRAYKRHLKLALLDFDFNKETTNLLYKGEMIEKMFLQRGYSLYSPRFVLLMSKLILWGTLKNVKNEQKAMMFLNILIDNNQQANDIFQKIQNNFQYDENIVKNFFSYALLQYSNALNLNWNIKVDHEFIDFKKEDMDKLLKLTGDK from the coding sequence ATGAATAACAACAATCCAAAAATTAGTGCAATTTTTGACTATGTAGTTGAAGTGACTGGTAAATATGACTATCGACAAAGACAAAATTTTTATGTTGAAAATGTTTTAGGATCAAAAATGATGGTTCTTAGTGCAACTGAAGATAAGGCATTTTTATTAGCAAATAGTAAAATAGTTGAAAATTTAAAAATTGGTGATGAAATTAAGGAATTACACGTTGAAAATAATGTATTTACTAGCAAATTACATTTTGGAAAAATAATTGATATTAATGGAAATATTATTTTTCCAAATAAAGAAAGAGTTAGTGATCAAATTATTGAAAATAGTGCCAAAATTTTTGGTACTGTTCATGAACTAATGAAAGTTAAAACATTAAATGAACAACTTTATACCGGAATTACTTCTATTGATTTATTAATTCCTATCGGAAAAGGACAAAGACAATTAATTATCGGCGATCGTCAAACAGGAAAAACACATTTAGTTGTTAATACAATTTTAAATCAAGCGAAAAATAACATTAAATGTATTTATGTAGCCATTGGGCAAAAACGAGAAGATTTATCACGTTTATATCAAACATTAAAAGAATTTAACGCTTTAAATAACACAATAATTATTGATGCTCCAGCAACAAGTGCCTATGAACAGTATTTAGCACCTTACATCGGTATGGCACATGCGGAAAATTTATCGAAAAAAGACGATGTATTAATTATTTTCGATGATTTAACTAAACATGCAAATATTTTTAGAGAAATGGCTTTATTAACAGATAAACCAGTTGGAAAAGAAGCGATGCCGGGAGATATTTTTTTCGCTCATTCTTCCTTGTTAGAAAGAGCAGGTTCTTTTAAAGATAGAAAAACTATAACAGCTTTACCTATATTAAAAACTATTGATGGCGACATTACTAGTTTAATCTCTTCTAATATTATTTCCATTACTGATGGACAAATTATTACAAGTTCAGATTTATTTGATAGTGGTAAATTGCCTGCAATTGATATAGATTTATCAGTTTCAAGAACAGGTAGTTCGGTGCAATCAAAAACAATAACTAAAGTAGCGGGAGAAATAGGAAAAATTTTTAGAGCATATAAAAGACATTTAAAATTAGCATTATTAGATTTTGATTTTAATAAAGAAACTACAAACTTACTTTATAAAGGTGAGATGATTGAAAAAATGTTTTTACAAAGAGGTTATTCACTTTATTCACCTAGATTTGTTTTACTAATGTCAAAATTAATTTTATGAGGAACATTGAAAAATGTTAAAAATGAACAAAAAGCAATGATGTTTTTAAATATTTTAATTGATAATAATCAACAAGCAAATGATATTTTTCAAAAAATTCAAAATAATTTTCAATATGACGAAAATATTGTGAAAAACTTTTTCTCATATGCTTTATTACAATATTCAAATGCTTTAAATTTAAATTGAAATATTAAAGTGGATCATGAGTTCATTGATTTTAAAAAAGAAGATATGGATAAATTATTAAAATTAACAGGGGATAAATAA
- a CDS encoding MSC_0624 family F1-like ATPase-associated membrane protein, with translation MAIQHHQLARFFSWKNIKITNKMFLLLKYNLLFSLTIGLFFILLFKNFTLLGHDQGAQLLFNFNLPITRQFNFLLMTKTVILFFTFFYSLIKNYFELNFKREIVKIYLPWYFLYYLLTITSFILFFAFNPYKEFNNAINDPNLVYKYFGLTFILLIIILINISYSFYFYFSKKNKNKLKENHWISLAFSTSSQAILFLFFALIFWNLIEKEGQISTILNQGEFYNYLQQLFPVKNYKNILVIIFSVLIVSVLFIFANNSRILFLFKKENALKYFKNLLVVLTFILTTILLWFIIIISSERGFYKTIDNVDSFTISIIISQIILSLLITAIYIISFYIEKIKIKNQLMKNLYFLIVLLIMWSSLFVFSKYLYYQKEQNLLLLFNSLFSITAIFFYFKKNKKIDFYKIFFVFIFLSLLISFLFIESLILILVSNDNYHLLAINENLSTYDLFLILIISLTILSIISIFIELSIILLKIDFKKIQISKKGKIKNNEKI, from the coding sequence ATGGCAATTCAACACCATCAGCTAGCTAGATTTTTTAGTTGAAAAAACATTAAAATAACTAATAAAATGTTTTTGCTACTAAAATATAATCTTTTATTTTCATTAACTATTGGACTATTTTTTATCCTTTTATTTAAAAATTTTACCTTGTTAGGCCACGATCAAGGGGCACAATTACTTTTTAATTTTAATTTACCAATTACAAGGCAATTTAATTTTTTATTAATGACAAAAACGGTAATTTTATTTTTCACGTTCTTTTATTCGTTGATTAAAAATTATTTTGAACTAAATTTTAAAAGGGAAATTGTTAAAATTTACTTACCTTGGTATTTTCTTTATTATTTATTGACAATAACTTCTTTTATTTTGTTTTTTGCATTTAATCCATATAAAGAATTTAATAATGCAATAAATGATCCTAATTTAGTTTATAAATATTTTGGCTTAACTTTTATTTTATTAATAATAATTTTAATTAATATAAGTTATAGTTTCTACTTTTATTTTAGTAAAAAAAATAAAAATAAATTAAAAGAAAATCACTGAATTTCTTTAGCGTTTTCAACTAGCAGTCAAGCTATTTTATTTCTATTTTTTGCTTTAATTTTTTGAAATTTAATTGAAAAAGAAGGTCAAATTAGCACAATTTTAAATCAAGGAGAATTTTATAATTATTTACAGCAGTTATTTCCTGTTAAAAATTATAAAAATATTTTAGTAATTATTTTTTCAGTTTTAATCGTTTCAGTTTTATTTATTTTTGCAAACAATTCTCGTATTCTCTTTTTATTTAAAAAGGAAAATGCTCTTAAATATTTTAAAAATTTATTAGTTGTTTTAACTTTTATATTAACTACAATTTTACTTTGATTTATAATTATTATTTCTAGTGAAAGAGGTTTTTATAAAACAATTGACAATGTTGATAGTTTTACAATAAGCATTATTATTAGTCAAATTATTTTAAGTTTATTAATAACCGCAATTTATATAATAAGTTTTTATATTGAAAAAATTAAAATTAAAAATCAATTAATGAAAAATTTATATTTTTTAATAGTTTTATTAATAATGTGAAGTTCGTTATTTGTTTTCAGTAAATATTTATATTATCAAAAAGAACAAAATTTACTTTTATTATTTAATTCATTATTTTCAATAACTGCAATATTCTTTTATTTTAAGAAAAATAAAAAAATTGATTTTTATAAAATATTTTTTGTTTTTATCTTTTTAAGTTTATTAATAAGCTTTTTATTTATCGAATCATTAATTTTAATTTTAGTTTCGAATGATAATTATCATTTATTAGCAATCAATGAAAATTTATCAACATATGATTTATTTTTAATTTTAATCATTTCACTTACTATATTGTCAATTATTAGTATTTTTATAGAATTATCAATAATTTTATTAAAAATAGATTTCAAAAAAATACAAATTTCTAAGAAAGGAAAAATAAAAAATAATGAAAAAATTTAA